From the Globicephala melas chromosome 8, mGloMel1.2, whole genome shotgun sequence genome, the window AAACTTCATTTTGGTGGTCAGGGCCTGGGTTTCTCCTGGAAAGTGGAAGCTCCAGGACTTTTGTATAGAGGGGCTTGTAGATTACAATCTGATTGGAGGGAGAGTGGGCCCTAGAAGATTTACTTAAAACTGTGTTTCCAAACCATGTTTTGAAAAGAAGTATGCTTATTTGGAGTGATATTGGGGTGGGCATAGAGTAAGATACTTGGGTGTCATCACCCTATGGCTCAAAGGTGACCAAGAGAAGAATCTCCAGCAGCTTTGGTCACTTACCGTGTACCCATCTAGCCTCTCCAAAGCAGAAGTTGCTTTTTCTTTACCAGGCCCTTGGAAAACTACTCAGAAAAAGGAATGTAAACTGGCAACCAACAGACTTTAAGTAGCGCAAGGGCGCCCTCTGGTGGCCATGACTCAGAAAGCCTCAGACAGAGAGCAGTGCTCTCAGGGAACAAAGTGGCAGAGGGACCAACATAGTGGGACATGGAGACCATTATAAGACTGATGGCCATCATCATGAGACAAAGACATAAACACAGGACTGGCAACCCGAATAAGGTAGAAGATAGACCAGGAAGGATCAGACAGACCACCATGGAACAAACGGACTTAATCACAGCCTAGATCATCACCAAATGCAACTGTTTTCCCTTCCGGGAGACGTCACTGGGGAAAAGGGGGACATCTGAAATTTCGCTAACCCTGTTAGAGCTTGCACTACTGAAAGTGCATGTATTCCTAGACATTACAGTAAGTGTAAGAGCAACTCAGTTCCAGCAGTTGGGCCCTGTTTGAACGTTCCTGGAAATGCTGACCATGGCTAGCACGTGGGAGAAATGCTAATTTCATCTATGCTTGGAACCTGACGTCACAGTCATACGCTGTGCCAAGCAAACTTGCAGTAAGAAAGGGCTCCTTGATTCTTCAAGGAGGCCTGAGTGAGACCTGCTGTGGAGTAGAGCCTGGCCATTGCTGGAAATTCTGTGGGTGCTGGAAGGTGAAAGGGTCTCTCTGCCTAGAACGAGCTGAGCAGAAACAAGCAAGACGCCAATCCCCTGCTGAAGCCCTTGCCTCAGACTCCCTGCCTCAGCGGGTAGGACGGCTCAGTTTACCTGTTCCATCCTTCTTGACCAGAGCAAGAATCCAGTTAAGACCCCACACCTGCTGCCTTCAAGAGTCCACCAGTGGCTGTGGGCCATGTTCTTCACGGGATCCAGAGCTTCCTGGTCTTGCCAGAGACCTCTCCGTATCGGCCTCCCAGCACTCTCCTGGCCCACCAGGGACAAAGCTCTAAAGTAATTCTCTCTCTTGGGACTCCAGCAGAGCCCAAGGCCTCTCTTGCAGCCAGGGAGCCCACAGGCTCAAGAGAGCAGATAGGCTGGAGTTAGGAACAGGGAACCGTGTCCAGATTTCCACGTCCCTAGACTCTCCCGTGCTCTCCAAGGCTACTTTGATTGAGTTCATTTTTACTGGGACTCTGGTTTGGGCTGATGGAGGAGAGTTTTATGGTGATTATGGACCCATGGAGGGCAGAGGGGGATCATATTGTCTCTGGTCCCCTCAgcttcccactccctccctccacagTGGAGAGAGGGCAAGAGGAAGCTGGGATTTACTCTCACAAAGGTGTCCTTCACATGCAGAGGTTGGATGGCACTGTGTGGGCTTCCCAGGTGACAATGTGTGCACAAAGTAGGGGACACAGATCatcccaaagaaatggaaagccaGACATTCATGTCTGCACGCAGCTGTTCACCATGAAATGATGTTAGCACAAGACCGGAAACAATCCACAAGTCCAACACTAAAAAATTGTTTAGAGCTTGTCCATGTAATAGAAATTTATGAAACTATTCAAAATAAGGGTTTTGAAGGCTTAATGGCATGGATAATGAGTACTTTatactgtttatttaaaaaattattttatgaaatttagttgaaatttcaaaatacataatCAACCCCAGGTTCAGAGAACTTGTGAGACACGCCAGACGACTTCTGGGGAGGATCTGAGGAAGCAGGTGACCCCACAGAGAAGGCAGGGCAACAGAAACTCTGTCGTGGCTGTTATCACAATTCAATTTTTACCTCTAGGCTGCTGCATCCTTGGAAACACAACTCCCTATAGACAGGCCATTGTAAAATTGAGTAATATTTTGATCTTCACCCCACTTTCTTCAAAGCTCTTCCTGTTTTGTGTCCAGTCAATTCCCAATGTCTTTCAAGCCTGAATTCCCTCTCTAGCTCGCAGGCAGATTTAAGCATGCCCTCTACTGTGCCTCCCCAAGAATTGTTCCTATTTCTTTTACAGCAATTATTCCATTTTGtcacaattgtttatttttgtgcgtCTCCACTCCAAGACTGAAACCCATAGGGGGCAGAGAGCACAGTTCATCTACTTCTGTATCCCCAGCGTCCTACACTAGGTCTGGCGTACactaaatatttgcagaataaaTGAGTTAAACAAATGACCTGTCTGGCGtgctccttccctccagcccctctccaaaGGCTCCCGGTGCCCCTGATGAACTTACTATGCCCAGAGTGTCTCGTGCTAATTATTCTACAAGCCATCCATTCATGTATTCACATCACATACATTTACTGAGAACCTAATCTGTATATGGGTTGCTCTGGGATCTAACAGCCAAAAGAACAGACAGTCCTTGCTCTCAGAGAGCTTGTGTTCTTACAGAGGATAGACAAGTCCAAAATGGTGAGACAGATGCTAAGTAGGAGGAAGTTGTGGGATCGTGGTACAGGAGCACCTTCCAATAGGAGTCAGCATCCAGACTAACCCTGAAGGAGTAGTAGTACTAAGCCAGCTAAAGGGGctgtgttctaggcagagggcaGAGCAAAGGCAGCCCAGGCTGAGTGTACGGGGCAGAGCTGGAGAGGCAGGCGAGGCCACGATGAGCCTACAGGTTGTGGTAGATGTCTGACTTCACCCTGGCAATAAGACACCCCTGAACTTCATCTGAGGCGTGTGCTGGTCGGATTTACAAGAGCAGTGCGCCTGCTGTGAGAAGGGGTGGAAGAGGGGGAATAGGGAACCTGTTTTCCTCTACTCCACGCTGACTACTCACATCAAACACTTCTGTGACCAGATATGCAGCTGATTTCCGCACACCAAGCAATGCCGATACCAGCTGAGCGTCCTCTGGTCTAACTCAGTTCTGACATCATCTACCTGGAGACAGCGCCAGGTCCTAGGGCTAAagactcagtcccacaagactgctccccacccccgcccccccattaagatgccagtcacaagtccaggttggcACCAGTGCTTCTCATCCACCGGCTATAAACGCGAGGCTCCCACAACGCCCTCCTCGGTTTAATTAATTTgccagagcagctcacagaactcaggaaaagtcTACTTACCATTTCTGCTTTGTTCCAAAGGATATTAAAGGGTATGACTGAACAGCAGATGAAGAGGCACACAGGGCGAGGTCTGCAAGGGTCCCAGGCACAAGAGCAACTGTCCCTGTGGAGTTTGGGGCACGCTATCTTCCTGGCACGTGTCTTGCTCCTGGACACATTCTTGTTCACCAACCCAGCTCTCCAAACTTTGTCCTTTTGGGCTTTTAATGGAGGCCCCATCACACAGGCACAATTGATTAAACCTGTGGTCACTGTGATGCAAccttcagcccctctccccaccctgggcGCCAATCACATGGTCGGTTCAcatggcaaccagcccccatcctgcgGTTATCTAGGAGCTTTCCAAAAATCAcgtcattaacataaactcaggtgtggttgaaagagGCTGGTTAGGAATAACAAGAGTCTCTTGACATCTTTGTATGTCTTATCACTTACGAAATTCCAAAGAGTTTAAGAGCTGCATGCCAGGAACCTAGGAACGTGgatgaaaatatgtatttcttattatatcacagaGGGCAAGAGTGATGGCAGAGTTGTGGTGAATTGGTTGAGGcatgatggggggagggggaatcaaGGATTCATCCAAGGTTTCTGGCTTTGACAACTGGGGACATGGTTGCATCATCACCTGAGAAAGTGATTTGTGGGTGAGGAAGAGACAATCAATTCAGTATGAAAAGTGCGGAATTTAAGATGCTTCTGAGACATCCAGGTGAGAGATATGGTGTTCATTTAACTAGTCTGGAATCAGGAAACCAGTTCTGAATTGGGGCCGGAGCTGGAGCCTGGGCATCTTTATCAGTCCCAGGCTTCCCTGAGCTCCTCCAGGCAGAGGACCCAGGCCAGAACCCTGGGGTATGGAACGGTTGTGGGGAGAGGTGTCAGAGGAGGAGGGACCAGTTAGTTACCAGATGTCATGCCCAGACACACCCTGCAGTGTTCTCAGCACAGGCACAACCACATACAAAGAGAACGTGTGAACACACATTTCACAGGAAAGACAAACTTGTGCACATATAAGCAAAGGCTGGGGGGAAAAGCCAGCATCCTTTTAGGCACAGAGGAGTGTCTCTGACTTATGAACACCTCCACAGACAGGAGTGGGCAACGATGAAGTGACACTGGTGACACTGAGCCTTTGCACACCCTATTTTCTGTGCATAGAATGccttattttcctctctcttctttttcggtctctttttcattcttcaagTCCAGCTTAGATTTCATTCCCTAACTGGAAGCTTTCCATGACCTACCTTGTGATTCCCAAGGTGATGGTCTCTTTACTTGTCTGTCCCTCCCATAGGTTCTAAGCAGGCACCAGGACCTTTTGCTTAGCACACTGGTTAGCATTTGGTTAAATATTAACATAAGCAAACAGGTAACTTGAATTCTTCAGCCTTTCCTCAAAAGATCTGGTGCGGTCCCACAGTTTACCAAATAAGTCAcaattatttatttgcattaaaaaCTTCATTTGGTAAACGACCCCTGTAACCTTAACTCTGGACACACCTCTCTGCATCCTCAGCTCCCACCACTCTTGAGTAGCCAGGGTTTCCATACACCACTACCCTCTCAATCACCTTTATCAGAAACCAGGCAACATCCTAGACTCGTCCCATCCCTCACCATCCAGGTGTCAACCAGACTCCAAGTCCCCCTGAATCCAAGTCTCCGTCACCATCCCCACTGCCCCTGCCTTAGTCTGGGCGCTCATCACCTCTCAACAATCACGGCGACTCTCTGTCTCCCtgccttctgtttttctccctttccctccttcctctatACGAGGGCTTTCCCCCACGACTTCCAGGATAAAAATCCAACCTCCGCAGGCTGACAGCCTTACGGTCTGGCTCCTGCATACGTCTCCTTGGATTCTGAACAGGTTAAGCTTTTTAACATCTACTTCCTCTGTGCCGATCACCATTTcctggtttaaaaacaaaaaacaccagcTCGGATATCACGTCCTAGGTAGACGCTCTCTGACAGAGCTGGTCCACCCTTATATATTCCTGTTATGTTGCATTTTTGCTTTATTAATTTCATCGGGCCGCTAAACTCTGAAGCAGAGGGTGGCAcgtgaaaaaaaatccagacctGGATTCATATCCTGTTTCATCACTTACTAATTGTGTCGCCTCAAGCAACGTACTCAACTCCTCTGAACCCTAGCTCCTTTTGCAATATAAAGATAATTAAAACTGCCCCCAAACATAGGAAGAGCTCAAAAAATGTTAGACCCAGCACTGACTTTCTGTTTTTCAACTGATTATTCACTTTTCTGTTTCCCCTACCAAAATGGAGGGAAACAACCTACAGATCTTAATCCTACCTCCCTGGACCACACGGCAAACAGCTCTGTCCTATGATTCAGGCGCTTTAAAACACTGACCACACCCTTTACTTTTTCAGTTCAGGTTAAGTACCCAAGTCTCTCAATGATTCTCCCTCCATGGATTCTCATCTTCAGTTCCTGTGGAAACCACATGACCCATCAAGAAATGGTTCACAGTACTGTCAGTGGACACCTTTCCAGGttgaaaatcaaaggaaaaaatttgGTAAAGCACAGTTATCCTCACCACAGAGAAGGCTGTCTTTCCACCAGCGCACACGCATGGGTCTCAGGGCAGAGGTCTGTATccactccttcccttctctcccacccctctcccttcACTAGCACACCTCCAGGTACTTCAAACGGCACAAAGCAACTCTTTATACTGCCATCCATTTAAGATGCTATGGAAGAAAAGTGGTAAAAATCATTTTGGGGGGAGATAGTTTGCTCTGAACGTAGGCAAAAGAGTGGGGAGCAAGTGCCCCTGTACCAGCAGGTTGCTGAGGCGGCTATCTGGTCTCAGGTCAGAAGCAGCTAAAGCAGCTCGGGCTGTGGGTGCGACTACTGAAGACGAGTGAGGCCACACACACAACCAACTTCCACCGGGGTACTCACTTCCTGGTTTCCGTGTGAGCTCCAGAACTGTCTTCTCCCTTCCACCCAGAGGTAAACTCACATAATATGGAATTCATTTACAAAAGGTAGGCTATGTTTATTTACAGTCACAAGCAGTTGACTGACTCAGTGTGACTCAAACCACAAAGAAACCATTTCTCCTTCACTCCATTCTGAGTCCCAGGGTTGGCTGGGGCCCAGCCTGGTAGAGGGCTGCTTGCGGACCATTCACAGGTTCACAAGTTTCTCATTGAGGGCGATCTGTGACTGCGTGAGATTGGCCAGGTACGTCACCATCAGCAGGTCCTGGAAGAGAAGGAATCAGGATGAGTGAGGGGCTGGGTAAAGAGTGAGCAGAGAGGCTGGTCTTGGCCAGCTGTACGATGGACACTGGGTGAGGACAGTCCTGGGAAACGAGAGCTGGGAGAGGCTGAGCAAGAGTGGAAggtggaaggcaggaaggaaatgcCCGAGAACACTTTCTCATCTCCACTGATACACCCGAGCCACAGGAAGCAAGGAAACAGCAGGAGGGGCATCTCCGAGCACCTGTGCTCTTCCCCCGAGCCTGGACTCCTCTACCCCTTCCAGGTCACCTTTCCCAACCCCCTCCACAGGTGTACGGCTGAGGTGGGGGAAGGCACAGGCTCCCAGAAGCCCAGGGATGGCACTCACGTTGATGTTGCTGTTGAGCATGGTCTCGAAGTCCTCAGGAACTATTTTGGGTACTTggttaaccagactcatcaagaagcgGCCCACGGTATTGTCAGCTGACACCTTTCCAGACTGAGCACCAAAGAGTCAACGAGGAACAGTTAATTCCACCACCGAGACCGTCACTTCACCAGCACATCCCCAGCCATCTCAGAGTGGAGATCatgccctcctccttccttttccctccgCTGCTCACCAGCACGTCCTCCGCATACTGCAACACTGTGCTGAGGGCATCCTGGATGCGGGCCGATGCCCCTCCCACTTGCTGCAAGTCACTGGAGAGGCCGATTACCCGGTTGGGGCTAAAACAGGTCTTCATGATCAGGTCAACTGTGGGAGTGGGTTGGGGGTAGAAGTGACACAGAGAATTCAGTCATCCCATCAGGAAAGAGATCTCTAACCACCTCCCTTTGGACTGAGTCAGCTTCCCCAaacccccctgccctgcccttactagcttttctttctctggagAGAGTTCAACTCCTACATCCAGTATGCTAATCACTGGTTCTGGTCTCATATGAATGGCCGTGTAGCCTCTGGTGCTGATGACTTCCCACCTCTAACAACTTCACAAATAATTCCTTGAGTCCCATTTCTACAGAAGAATGACTTCTAGTCGTCACAAACCTTACATCAACCGTTCCTCTTAACACACCCAAGGCCCTCCATCCTTGTTACAGAACAGAAACCCCCTCCCCTGAAAAATGCCCAAGACCTACAAAGCGGGTATGGGCAAGTCACTCACCTCCAATGCGTTCAGTGTCATAATATGCGTATTTCACTGTCAGAGGGGTGAACATCACCCCCATGGTCCTCCCAGGAACACCCATTAAAGTGCTGGGGAGAGAAAAGCCAAGGTTAACAGATGGACTTGGGAGGGGGTTTCCTGTCTAGTTCAGGCTGGGAAAGCAGTCATACCAAGAGTATGGCTTCCACGGCTCTGAAAGAAGAGAGCTGGGCCACTTGAAGCCCAGAGCGCTAAAGGGAACAAGTCACTTTCTTCCCTTAGCTCATTCCACACACCAAACCCTTGGCCTGAGAGGAGGGACTCAGCTTCTGGACCGGGCCTGGACCCTTTATAGAGAGTTACTTCACACACTGAAATCTCAGTGTTGAGGACAGGACACTGGATTTCCCTGTGGAACTAGTTGCCTAGACATCCTTCCTCACAGAAAGAAGTGACAGGACAGGTCTTCTCTGGGACCGAGCTCCTCAtcagtactgaaaaaaaaaaagtcgactCTGGCCCATCAAGGTCAGACTGGGTGCTGTAAGTAATCTTAGCAAAGGTGACTGCCTTTACTGCGTCAACTATACTTTCACTGCATCTTGAGGAGTCTGAAATACCTGGAAAGGCTAAGGAATCAGGCAACAGCTAGAGGTTCGTGGTACACCAACTGGCCCATGAGGACTTGACATCCACCATCTTTGTCCTACCACATAATAGGTAACTGGTCACTTCAGTGTCACACACATAAATGGCACAAAGTTAAAGTAAGAGATGTGCTAACAAAGGGCTTCATtctaagcagaaaataaaatccttCCAACGCCTACAGCCGCCCCTTCTTCGGCATGCCTCTAGAGCCTTTCCCAATATCTCCCATCAACCAGCATTCTAGCTGCTTAATGTGCCAACAGGGTAATGTTACTGTCATCCAAACTGTACTCTATCCCCAGTTAATAGACATGTTCAAAACAAGGACAGCCATTCTTTAATCTGTACCGCCCTGTGTCCTATGCACAGTTTTAGTGATAACGACAAACTGAAGGGCAACTCAGAAAATCAGTGAATGTGGAGAAGAAATCATGGCCAGAACACTGTGTGAGGATCGGCTATAGGAGTTGTGTAACAGTTAACTTCTAGAAAAGATGACAGGAAAAATGAGCTTGCTCAAATACCTAAAGGGCTGCCCTTTGAAGTTGGTTATGAGCAATGAGCAGGAATCTGGGTAGGCAAGGATCAGTGAGTGGAAATTTCAGGGACAGACTTTGTTTCGGAATAAAACCTCTCCAGTGATAACTCCTGAAAAGTGAGGAAGGGGCTTCCTTAGGCAGCGAGCTGCACACTGAAGGATGACACCTGCGGGGGGTGGAGGCGGGGGTGGCACCCAGGCACAGTATGAACGAGGTAGCTTTTCATGCCCTTGTTGCCCAAGACTCCGGTCACCTGACGTAGGCCTTAATGCTCATGCGGCCGTTCTGCAGACTCGTGTCCACTGTGAGGTGAATGGGGTTGGGGGCTTCCCGGCTGTAGTACTCATGGATCAGCACGGAGTGCTCTGTGATGTCATGGCCCGTAGCATACCTGGAAATGGAACACAGTTGTGGACTCATGTCTACGTGCGACATCAATACCAAACAGGATGGTGGCATGCGTGTCTCTAGGTACCCAACACCCCTAGTCGGGGTGTAGTTATACCCCCAGGGACAACACATgccaaaaaaatacacacactgaAAATTGTATCAAATCAAATAAGGGCTGCCTTAGAGCTCTTGAAAATTCTAAGTCACCAGCTAGGCAAAAAAGACTTGCTCAGTAAAAGCTGCAGTCCAAAATAAGTATTCTTGGCCTCACGGGACCAGAACCGCCAGCAAAACACACCGAACTCATAGCTCCTTGAGATAATACACTTTCAATACTCTGTCTCCAAAAGAGGGTGTACGATACCTAGTCAGGTGACAAAAGATGTTGGCACTCAACCACCGAGACTTTCCATCCCCTCGTCCCAACTTACCAGCCCAGGATGAGCTCATTTGGAGAGACTTTCTTGTGCAATTCATACATGTTCTTAGCAAATTCCATGTCAACAGCCACCTGAGAAGGAAGGCAGGAACGGAAGCTAAGAAGCCAAGAGTCCACAGCAAATGGATAAACAGGACAAGAGGCCACTCCCAACAGACAGAAGAGGCCCGGGAAATGTGTACAAATGGACCGAAGCTCTTTAACTGCAGCTCCAGTTATGAGCACAACACACTGTGGCGCAGGAAGGGCCTCACAGAGTCCAGCCAATGAGTAGCTACAGACCGCACGGGGGTCTCGAATTCCCACTCACCTCATCTTCTGACTCATTGTGCGGCACTGAAAAGCAGTTGGTGACTTCCACTGAGTGCTTGTCCACGGTTCCTGTGAGAGAGTATTGTCCATGTGTTATAAAACCTTGGGCTCCCAGCTGTCCCAAATGCTTTCAAGAGGTCTCCTCAAAGTCAgggaaacaaaaacccaaactggGCTCATAAGCTCCAAGTTCAGCCATGAGCACCAATGGAACCAGGATTTTCCAGAGAA encodes:
- the EIF3F gene encoding eukaryotic translation initiation factor 3 subunit F, yielding MATPAVPPSTPPATPTETPAAASDPASAPSPASASAPAPAPVPAPTPAPASSSDPAAAAATTAAPGQTPASAPAPAQAPAQSLPGPALPGPFPGGRVVRLHPVILASIVDSYERRNEGAARVIGTLLGTVDKHSVEVTNCFSVPHNESEDEVAVDMEFAKNMYELHKKVSPNELILGWYATGHDITEHSVLIHEYYSREAPNPIHLTVDTSLQNGRMSIKAYVSTLMGVPGRTMGVMFTPLTVKYAYYDTERIGVDLIMKTCFSPNRVIGLSSDLQQVGGASARIQDALSTVLQYAEDVLSGKVSADNTVGRFLMSLVNQVPKIVPEDFETMLNSNINDLLMVTYLANLTQSQIALNEKLVNL